The following proteins come from a genomic window of Brachionichthys hirsutus isolate HB-005 chromosome 20, CSIRO-AGI_Bhir_v1, whole genome shotgun sequence:
- the churc1 gene encoding protein Churchill, whose translation MCNGCVIKEYPDRGNTCLENGSYLMNYLGCAKCHQRDFVLISNKAAEDDDGEEIVTYEHVCKNCDHVIARHEYTFSVVDDYQEYTMFCMLCGKAEDSISVLPDDPRQSAPLF comes from the exons ATGTGCAACGGTTGTGTAATAAAGGAATACCCGGACCGG GGCAACACCTGTCTGGAGAATGGTTCCTACCTGATGAACTACCTGGGCTGCGCCAAATGCCACCAGAGGGACTTTGTGCTGATCAGCAATAAAGCCGCAGAGGACGATGATGGGGAGGAGATAGTCACATACGAGC ACGTCTGTAAAAATTGCGACCACGTCATCGCCAGACACGAATACACATTCTCGGTTGTTGATGACTATCAG gaGTACACCATGTTCTGCATGCTGTGTGGAAAGGCCGAGGACTCCATCAGCGTGCTACCGGATGACCCCAGACAGTCTGCGCCTCTCTTCTAG
- the ttbk2b gene encoding tau-tubulin kinase 2b: protein MSAAGEHTDILSVADVVRDRWKVLRKIGGGGFGEIYEVLDQLSQATVALKVESAQQPKQVLKMEVAVLKKLQGKDHVCRFVGCGRNDRFNYVVMELQGRNLADLRRTMTRGTFSASTTLRLGKQILEAIESIHSVGFLHRDIKPSNFAMGRLASTCRCCYMLDFGLARQFTNSSQEVRPPRPVAGFRGTVRYASINAHKNKEMGRHDDLWSLFYMLVEFTVGQLPWRKIKDKEQVGNLKETYDHRLMLKHLPSEFGAFLDHILTLDYFTKPDYQLLMSVFGSTMKSHNVLENDPYDWEKCDPEEMLAAAAAATTAQQFTRLTPAYLGMANASVLPGELQRENTEDVLQGERLSDADNCPPIPTATAQVGDVWEEMDRNRNHKPVQPMIRKVVSEDEHSQNQGNQSPNTGSVPSSPRRVRSETMFLERAAPLLRRIRHSQSLAFEKRLAPEPKPTIERFLEAYLGKKRPLLPQVGEKGVPERGRGPRMPSCDEGLSGTATPELPEEAAVNLSPVPQEGNSQDQEWVMLELEQGSGSGAAKPHPDEPGPPAEAQNQNQPPEPRDGRSAAAPTSPASSHITSTWLLGHKRLPGMLGQMPSVITGRTQMDQVGMNSRPAGGAPRPPAQERSDAIKPEAASDKSGEVGTDGGRVELAPANGPAAQLTSDRDPESDSGLPDRSSEPNQQPQADAAGGAMENTVTVSSSPPPALLRQRDSPSCPRSSRIPVRDSGAPLDSPSRDVNPERRNRWSSPAPGSPTHSPSPSLSCDNLPGALLRDRLSSERGSRSDGVGEDPLSLSSSSGSKSKIPRPVSATCLPDQLKSKLQPRPPGGNPNLLTLSYRRRRFRVRASSTSDADFLASLTQLMQDHNGTLFSPRSSSSSLQRSLSSSPSRQELREGGVALQGRRRPPSCLASPPPSRHAHPLDRSGGMGQWGHGPWGRGPIHDGKGNQ from the exons ATGAGTGCGGCTGGAGAGCACACGGACATCCTGTCAGTAGCAGACGTGGTGAGAGACAGATGGAAAGTG CTGAGGAAGATCGGAGGAGGAGGCTTCGGGGAGATCTACGAGGTTTTGGACCAGCTGAGCCAGGCTACGGTGGCCTTGAAGGTGGAGTCGGCCCAGCAGCCCAAACAGGTGCTGAAGATGGAGGTGGCTGTGCTGAAGAAGCTGCAGG GGAAGGATCACGTGTGCCGCTTCGTGGGCTGCGGTCGGAATGATCGCTTCAACTATGTGGTGATGGAGCTCCAG GGGAGGAATCTGGCAGATTTACGCAGGACCATGACCCGCGGCACCTTCTCGGCCTCCACGACTCTGAGACTCGGCAAGCAGATTCTAGAGGCCATCGAAAGCATCCACTCTGTGGGCTTCCTGCACCGGGACATTAAGCCC TCTAACTTTGCGATGGGAAGACTAGCCAGTACCTGCAGATGCTGCTACATGCTGGACTTCGGCTTGGCTCGACAGTTCACCAACTCCAGCCAGGAGGTCCGACCG CCTCGTCCTGTGGCTGGCTTCAGAGGGACTGTGCGATACGCTTCCATCAACGCTCACAAGAATAAG GAAATGGGTCGCCATGACGACCTGTGGTCCCTCTTCTACATGCTGGTGGAGTTCACGGTCGGTCAGCTGCCCTGGAGGAAAATCAAAGATAAA GAGCAAGTCGGGAACCTGAAGGAGACGTACGACCACCGTCTCATGCTCAAGCACCTCCCGTCGGAGTTCGGCGCCTTCCTGGACCACATCTTGACTCTGGATTACTTTACTAAGCCCGACTACCAG CTGCTGATGTCCGTGTTCGGGAGCACCATGAAGAGCCACAACGTTCTGGAGAACGATCCGTACGACTGGGAGAAGTGCGACCCGGAGGAGATgctggccgccgccgccgcggcaaCCACCGCTCAGCAGTTCACCCGCCTCACGCCGGCGTACTTGGG catggCCAACGCTTCGGTGCTGCCGGGcgagctgcagagggagaacaCGGAGGACGTCCTGCAAGGGGAGCGTCTCAGCGACGCCGACAACTGTCCCCCCATCCCCACGGCGACCGCTCAGGTCGGAGACGTATGGGAGGAGATGGACCGCAACCGAAACCATAAGCCCGTCCAGCCGATGATCAGGAAG GTGGTGAGTGAGGAcgaacacagtcagaaccaggGGAACCAGAGCCCCAACACCGGCTCCGTGCCGAGCTCTCCCAGACGGGTGCGCTCGGAGACGATGTTCCTGGAGAGGGCGGCGCCGCTGCTCCGGAGGATTAGACACAGCCAGAGCTTGGCGTTCGAGAAGAGGCTGGCGCCCGAGCCCAAGCCCACCATCGAGCGTTTCCTCGAAGCCTA CTTGGGCAAGAAGCGTCCGCTGCTTCCTCAAGTCGGGGAGAAAGGCGTCCCCGAGAGGGGGCGCGGGCCGCGGATGCCCTCCTGCGACGAGGGGCTTTCCGGAACAGCCACCCCCGAGCTCCCGGAGGAGGCGGCCGTGAACCTCAGTCCCGTGCCTCAGGAAGGCAACTCCCAGGACCAGGAGTGGGtgatgctggagctggagcaagGGAGCGGTTCCGGAGCCGCCAAGCCTCACCCGGACGAGCCGGGACCGCCTGCCGAggctcagaaccagaaccagcccccTGAGCCGCGGGACGGCCGCAGCGCGGCGGCACCGACCAGTCCGGCCTCGTCACACATAACCAGCACCTGGTTGCTGGGCCACAAGAGACTGCCGGGAATGCTGGGACAAATGCCCTCGGTCATTACGGGAAGGACCCAGATGGACCAGGTAGGGATGAACTCCCGGCCCGCCGGCGGAGCGCCACGCCCCCCCGCACAGGAGAGGAGCGACGCAATAAAACCAGAGGCTGCGTCTGATAAATCCGGCGAAGTCGGGACGGACGGCGGTCGGGTGGAGTTGGCTCCGGCCAACGGCCCCGCTGCTCAGCTGACGAGCGACCGGGACCCAGAGAGTGATTCCGGCCTGCCTGACCGTTCCTCCGAGCCCAATCAGCAGCCTCAAGCGGACGCGGCGGGAGGCGCTATGGAGAACACCGtcaccgtctcctcctctcctcccccggCGCTGCTCAGGCAAAGAGACTCTCCCTCGTGCCCGAGATCGAGCCGGATCCCAGTCCGGGACTCCGGCGCGCCCCTGGACTCTCCCAGTAGGGACGTCAACCCGGAAAGGCGCAACCGCTGGAGCAGCCCGGCCCCCGGGTCCCCCACCCACTCCCCGTCTCCGTCGCTGTCCTGTGACAACCTGCCCGGCGCCTTGCTGAGGGACAGGCTCTCCTCGGAGCGAGGCTCCAGGTCCGACGGCGTCGGAGAAGACCCCCTGTCCCTGTCTTCCTCGTCGGGCAGTAAAAGTAAGATCCCGCGTCCCGTGAGCGCCACCTGCCTGCCCGACCAGCTGAAGAGCAAGCTTCAGCCTCGCCCCCCCGGTGGGAACCCGAACCTCCTGACGCTGAGCTACAG GCGACGTCGGTTTCGGGTGCGAGCCAGCAGCACCAGCGACGCCGACTTCCTGGCCAGCCTGACTCAGCTGATGCAGGACCACAACGGGACGCTCTTCAGCCCgcgcagctcctcctcctccctgcagcgcTCACTGAGTTCCTCCCCCTCCCGCCAGGAGCTCCGCGAGGGGGGCGTGGCGCTGCAGGGACGCAGGCGCCCCCCGTCCTGCTTGGCCAGCCCCCCGCCCAGCCGCCACGCCCACCCACTCGACAGGTCCGGTGGGATGGGCCAGTGGGGCCACGGCCCCTGGGGGAGAGGTCCGATCCACGACGGTAAAGGGAATCAATAG
- the mideasa gene encoding mitotic deacetylase associated SANT domain protein a: MSLPPQVNTNKSGKHRAAAMKEPVQHSGEGYYGMGPPAVESGHVDSASGSGVYNPEKTHFQQAAPVKWMQQDALQPPGWTQEAPVTAWGQNFGPYVSGVNVRGGQGMAFHKGVHEGVALPLGGGGEQLPGPVEAYRDANQAQAPGRGLEWEQHAAAAMHQAQLQAYQHAHKGVELQGQAHGPPHTLQAPMLQPFQATFRPSKQLSSGYYSVYPGNKGVPSLVYGEQPKSQQQQQQQQQQQQQLLHQMQQQQMHHQQQQLHQQHQLKLQQQQIQQHQMQQQHLQQMQQQYRQQQLQERQQQHMQHMQQQQQQQLQQQNAPQQDAAQLQVQPKPPQSQDFVAYQSPEAAALQQEPEPRTQGPSSLQNPCPEKGAANPAEPADASPSAPRRSRRLSRDGQSPLAPASTNIWSQASKEPPPSQNGVASVPAGRGGESQASTGGGGGGGVIQISSRRRRASKEINLETLAQQASKMEPAKTTKEDGAAGRQAGVVPLVIPVSVPVHRTPPSGWLQGRPGAGERPAAPSECKASVIVARRRSLRNSTVGSSSPVQDGENDPGPDKDGKSKFKRRPRPEPLIIPPPKPPAFIPPSLYSSITSYQSNLRSPIRLPDNPAGLPPYTPPPILSPVREGSGLYFSTFLTNMASNQILPPQVTPKSAQRSLLRSASSDITPPVLPLITDSALISLEPRINIGQRYQADIPDLQDQLSSHLDQHKADLVWLPVGDAHATPRDQARMENLMSLACSSVLSGGGTNQEVVLHCFHDCGGDFLETLQRLILQDPVFPNGHHLAGYHYSGSDCWTAEEKRYFNKGISAYRKDFFMVQKLVRSKTVAQCVEFYYTYKKQVKIGRSGILTFGPPYSPAEKLSEAVVEVKSSQQSKPTDGDDKKEVSYEIQDSGHRARVAQSLQAHDYAATVVMIKESDTSKAEAPLSAPAAPRHRAEPAAKKSKVAAKPPQDPDAIFPCKKCGRVFNKVKSRSAHMKSHAEQEKKAAALRQKEQEQAAAEARVRQAAEAAAEAAHRGGNGNGMAAQAEASSQEDSSEAGGDDDDDDDEDWH, translated from the exons ATGAGTCTTCCTCCTCAAGTTAATACGAACAAGAGTGGCAAGCATCGGGCCGCGGCGATGAAGGAGCCCGTGCAGCATTCGGGGGAGGGCTACTACGGCATGGGGCCCCCGGCTGTCGAGTCCGGCCACGTCGACTCCGCGAGCGGCTCCGGCGTTTACAACCCTGAGAAGACGCACTTCCAGCAGGCCGCCCCGGTGAAGTGGATGCAGCAGGACGCTCTGCAGCCCCCCGGCTGGACCCAGGAAGCGCCCGTGACCGCCTGGGGGCAGAACTTTGGCCCGTATGTAAGCGGAGTGAATGTCAGGGGGGGTCAGGGGATGGCGTTCCACAAAGGCGTCCACGAGGGTGTCGCTCTGCCACTAGGGGGAGGCGGGGAGCAGCTGCCGGGGCCCGTTGAGGCCTACAGGGATGCTAACCAGGCTCAGGCTCCGGGGAGGGGGCTGGAATGGGAGCAGCACGCTGCAGCTGCGATGCATCAGGCTCAGCTGCAGGCCTACCAGCATGCCCATAAAGGGGTGGAGCTCCAAGGGCAAGCCCACGGGCCTCCTCACACGCTGCAGGCGCCCATGCTGCAGCCCTTCCAGGCGACCTTCAGGCCCAGCAAGCAGCTGTCGTCCGGTTATTACTCCGTCTACCCCGGCAACAAGGGCGTCCCAAGCCTGGTGTACGGAGAGCAGCCCaaaagccaacaacaacaacaacaacaacaacaacagcagcagcagctgctccaccagatgcagcagcagcaaatgcatcaccagcagcagcagctgcatcagcagcaccagctgaagctgcagcagcagcagatccaaCAGCATCAGatgcagcagcaacatctgcagcagatgcagcagcagtatcgccagcagcagctgcaggagcggcagcagcagcacatgcagcacatgcagcagcagcagcagcagcagctgcagcaacagaatGCGCCTCAGCAAGATGCGGCGCAGCTCCAAGTGCAGCCGAAGCCGCCGCAAAGCCAAGACTTCGTCGCCTATCAGTCTCcggaggcggcggcgctgcAGCAGGAGCCGGAGCCTCGAACCCAAGGCCCATCGTCCCTGCAGAACCCGTGCCCCGAAAAGGGCGCCGCGAATCCCGCAGAGCCCGCGGACGCGTCGCCGTCCGCACCGCGGCGCTCGCGTCGCCTTTCGAGGGACGGCCAGTCGCCTCTGGCTCCCGCCTCCACGAACATCTGGTCCCAAGCATCGAAAGAGCCTCCGCCATCCCAGAACGGGGTGGCGAGCGTTCCGGCGGGCAGAGGCGGGGAAAGCCAGGCTTCGaccggtggcggcggcggcggcggcgtgattCAGATCAGCAGCCGGAGGAGACGGGCGTCTAAGGAGATCAACCTGGAGACGCTGGCGCAGCAGGCGTCCAAGATGGAACCTGCTAAAACGACAAAG GAGGACGGcgctgcaggcagacaggccGGCGTGGTGCCTCTGGTCATCCCCGTGTCCGTGCCGGTGCACCGGACTCCTCCGAGCGGATGGCTTCAGGGACGGCCCGGCGCCGGCGAGCGGCCCGCGGCGCCGTCCGAGTGCAAAGCCTCCGTCATCGTGGCCCGTCGGCGATCGCTCAGAAACTCCACGGTTG GTTCGTCTTCTCCCGTCCAGGATGGGGAAAACGATCCGGGGCCGGACAAGGATGGAAAATCCAAATTCAAGCGCCGGCCCCGCCCGGAGCCGCTCATCATCCCTCCGCCCAAGCCGCCCGCCTTCATTCCGCCATCGCTCTACTCCAGCATCACCTCCTACCAGAGCAACCTCCGCTCGCCGATCCGCCTCCCGGACAACCCCGCCGGCCTGCCGCCGTACACGCCCCCGCCCATCCTGTCCCCGGTCCGCGAGGGCTCTGGGCTCTACTTCTCCACCTTCCTGACCAACATGGCCAGCAACCAAATCCTGCCCCCCCAGGTCACGCCCAAGTCGGCGCAGCGCAGCCTGCTGCGCTCCG CGAGTTCGGACATCACGCCTCCCGTTCTGCCCTTGATCACTGACTCCGCCCTCATTAGCCTTGAACC GCGCATCAACATCGGGCAGCGGTACCAGGCGGACATTCCGGACTTACAAGATCAGCTTTCCTCCCATTTAGACCAACACAAGGCCGACTTGGTGTGGCTCCCGGTGGGCGACGCCCACGCCACGCCCCGCGACCAAGCGAGGA TGGAGAATCTGATGAGCTTGGCGTGTTCCAGTGTGCTCAGCGGCGGCGGCACCAACCAGGAAGTGGTGCTGCACTGCTTCCACGATTGCGGAGGGGACTTCCTT GAAACGCTGCAGCGTTTGATCCTTCAGGACCCCGTCTTCCCCAACGGCCACCACCTGGCAGGTTATCACTACTCAG GTTCCGACTGCTGGACCGCAGAAGAGAAGCGCTACTTCAACAAGGGGATCTCCGCCTACAGGAAGGACTTCTTCATGGTGCAGAAACTGGTACGC TCCAAGACCGTGGCGCAGTGCGTGGAGTTCTACTACACCTACAAGAAACAGGTGAAGATCGGCCGAAGCGGGATTTTAACCTTCGGCCCGCCGTATTCCCCGGCGGAGAAGCTCTCGGAGGCCGTGGTGGAAGTTAAG AGTTCGCAGCAGTCAAAGCCGACCGACGGAGACGACAAGAAGGAGGTGTCTTACGAGATCCAGGACAGCGGCCACCGGGCGAGGGTCGCTCAGTCGCTGCAGGCTCACGACTAC GCAGCAACGGTGGTGATGATCAAAGAGTCGGACACTTCGAAGGCGGAGGCTCCGCTGTCGGCGCCGGCGGCTCCCCGGCATCGGGCCGAGCCCGCAGCGAAGAAGAGCAAAGTGGCGGCGAAGCCCCCCCAGGATCCGGACGCAATATTCCCGTGCAAGAAATGTGGCAG GGTGTTCAATAAAGTGAAGAGTCGCAGCGCCCACATGAAGAGTCACgcagagcaggagaagaaggCTGCAGCGCTGCGGCAGAAAGAACAAGAGCAGGCGGCGGCCGAAGCTCGGGTCAGGCAggcggcggaggcggcggcggaggcggcTCATCGTGGAGGGAATGGGAACGGAATGGCGGCGCAGGCGGAGGCCAGCAGCCAGGAAGACTCGTCTGAGGCGGGAGGagacgacgatgatgacgacgacgaaGACTGGCACTGA
- the kcns3b gene encoding potassium voltage-gated channel subfamily S member 3b, with amino-acid sequence MGYGQFLHRRGGEEDQVHLNVGGVRHKVDPDTLLRFPHTRLARLLRCRGEAAILELCDDYSPAEGEFYFDRNPRVFLCVLNFYRTGRIHVMEELCVFYFSQEIEYWGIPELHLSPCCTNRYHERRACLQDGDWDARSDDDQQQLSFDSSFEELSALDKDMAEFEGAWCADVRSYVWLRLEDPGHSRGSKVIAVASLSLVLTSIVAMCVHSMPEFQRVDENDRPVEDPILAVLEEVCIACFSAEFIVRLVVAPSCRKFLGNPLNVIDVASILPFYATLALETADKESTEESEDLENVGKVVQVLRLMRVLRILKLARHSAGLQALGATVRHSYQEVGLLLLFLSVGISIFSALIYSAEKGGETADLGTIPSGWWWATITMTTVGYGDACPVTLAGKLVATVCIVCGLLVVALPITIIFNKFSKYYQRNKAMEAQGGAKPERKDPELPYYSIRELFREGLYPFIGAFPFGPDGSNVGGDTDASSLQDIELYDNDA; translated from the coding sequence ATGGGGTATGGGCAATTCCTCCATCGGCGGGGGGGCGAGGAGGACCAGGTCCACCTCAACGTGGGCGGCGTGCGGCACAAAGTGGACCCGGACACGCTGCTCCGCTTCCCCCACACCCGCCTGGCCCGCCTGCTGCGCTGCCGGGGCGAGGCGGCCATCTTGGAGCTGTGCGACGACTACAGCCCGGCGGAGGGCGAGTTCTACTTCGACCGGAACCCCCGCGTTTTCCTGTGCGTCCTCAACTTCTACCGCACGGGGCGGATCCACGTGATGGAGGAGCTGTGCGTCTTCTACTTCAGCCAGGAGATCGAGTATTGGGGCATCCCGGAGCTCCACCTGAGCCCCTGCTGCACCAACCGCTACCACGAGAGGAGGGCGTGTCTCCAGGACGGCGACTGGGATGCCAGGAGCGACgacgaccagcagcagctgagcttTGACTCGTCCTTCGAGGAGCTCTCCGCTCTGGACAAAGACATGGCCGAGTTCGAGGGCGCCTGGTGTGCCGACGTGCGGAGCTACGTCTGGCTCCGGCTGGAGGATCCGGGTCACTCCCGAGGTTCGAAGGTCATCGCCGTGGCGTCCCTCAGCTTGGTGTTGACCTCGATTGTCGCCATGTGCGTCCACAGCATGCCCGAGTTCCAGCGCGTGGACGAGAACGACCGACCCGTGGAGGACCCGATCCTCGCCGTCCTGGAGGAGGTCTGCATCGCCTGCTTCTCCGCCGAGTTCATCGTCCGGCTGGTCGTCGCGCCCTCCTGCAGGAAGTTCCTCGGGAACCCTCTGAACGTCATTGACGTCGCCTCCATTTTGCCGTTTTACGCCACGCTGGCTCTCGAAACGGCCGACAAGGAGAGCACGGAGGAGAGCGAGGACTTGGAGAACGTGGGGAAGGTGGTGCAGGTTCTGCGCCTCATGAGGGTTTTGCGAATCCTCAAGCTGGCTCGCCACTCGGCCGGGCTTCAGGCGCTGGGCGCCACCGTGCGCCACAGCTACCAGGAGGTgggtctgctcctcctcttcctctcggtgGGGATCTCCATCTTTTCGGCTCTCATCTACTCTGCGGAGAAGGGAGGGGAGACGGCGGATCTGGGGACCATCCCTTCGGGCTGGTGGTGGGCCACGATCACCATGACGACGGTGGGCTACGGCGACGCCTGCCCGGTGACGCTGGCGGGGAAGCTGGTGGCCACCGTGTGCATCGTCTGCGGGCTGTTGGTGGTGGCGCTGcccatcaccatcatcttcaaCAAGTTCTCAAAGTACTATCAGAGGAACAAAGCCATGGAGGCTCAGGGCGGCGCCAAGCCCGAGAGGAAGGACCCCGAGCTGCCCTACTACAGCATCAGGGAGCTCTTCAGGGAGGGGCTCTACCCCTTCATCGGCGCGTTCCCCTTCGGGCCCGACGGCAGCAACGTGGGGGGCGACACCGACGCTTCCAGCCTCCAGGACATCGAGCTGTACGATAACGACGCGTGA
- the LOC137909655 gene encoding uncharacterized protein, with translation MGRLAGLGWLFLLTTLANTEPQKRPSIKISSKCLGNVMRVDVGPLGGRPLEVAAVLNNSSTLLTPGLASRCGFSMKVDWPGNAKIYASLQNCFAENTGHEVFTTALLLRLPGSRASEDELFEVAETCRYAAWASREVVCDRSFMEVSLKRAAPGDCALPRLPVPEAGAESSPPLDDGSTIATLAFLTPAEETMKMMTVTEARRNGYGVATSAGRLLLRCPTASSETFIQHVAGVAMTVLNASILFQKMWLATRVEAAAACPRLEGSVSFTARTITWLLPRRVDPLVSGRSDLLEVHMGVDGGRLEPAEMAARRYSLSVSDAHVVLEIPVGAAGGYFKSHVRDGRYLTTYSIEPMLELLWTEDGSSEDTRYKVLLPITTPLLSGRLQVTDHTVPEERLFKVLFGPFVSDVVLVNVSFPSAVLSVSGCNARGFNVLERMSPDGSSKVFTLEVPFADGVVLQTEETGTTVYSLRLTFGLVVLPEYAPFSHAAHLEATLVGEVPPSVSGDCDDQNFYILVKHGSRGSNFEIVVGKRALTPGLARLYAVTENGTHSGFAVPFPSPDVAFEAIQGSSIKARLDVVLRSPESNGSIQQFSLSCNFLSALTECHPNGTMTALAVKLESVPSLSPSRLTLRDPACGPSSSDDRFAYFVFTGSSCGTTRKFLSTAMVYENEISLPDELQTESDEPEYELKVSCFYQINGTRAVSFRPRHGRSDPVAGNGKGKLQVTMRLALDGSYSAFHSAEDYPVATVLRQPLHFEVELKSGNPRVSLELEKCWATFGEDGASRPRWNLIINGCVNPVDLYQVALHPVEVDARVQLPSHFRRFEVRMVALAEGRDDPRHQLRIHCEVVICDDRNRMGGACRKDCSNQESPMKGRRRAAPDGHTFRFVSSGAMMIK, from the exons ATGGGCCGTTTAGCCGGACTGGG GTGGCTCTTTCTCCTGACGACGCTCGCAAACACAGAGCCTCAGAAGAGGCCTTCTATCA AGATCAGCTCCAAATGCCTGGGGAACGTCATGCGTGTGGACGTCGGCCCGCTGGGAGGACGACCTCTGGAGGTCGCCGCCGTCCTCA ACaactcctccaccctcctcacGCCGGGCTTGGCCTCCCGGTGCGGCTTCAGCATGAAGGTCGACTGGCCGGGGAACGCCAAGATTTACGCCTCCCTTCAAAATTGCTTTGCTGAAAACACG GGCCATGAGGTTTTCACCACGGCGCTGCTTCTTCGGCTGCCTGGGAGCCGGGCGTCCGAGGACGAGCTGTTCGAGGTGGCCGAGACCTGCCGCTACGCCGCCTGGGCCTCCAGGGAGGTCGTCTGTGACCGCAGCTTCATGGAG GTGTCTCTGAAAAGGGCGGCCCCGGGTGATTGCGCCCTCCCCCGACTCCCCGTCCCGGAGGCGGGGGCCGAGTCGTCTCCGCCACTGGAC GATGGATCCACAATCGCGACGCTCGCGTTCCTCACGCCGGCGGAGgagacgatgaagatgatgacggTGACGGAGGCCCGGAGGAACGGCTACGGGGTCGCGACCTCTGCCGGGAGGCTCCTGCTGAGGTGCCCGACGGCGTCGTCTGAGACCTTCATCCAACAT GTAGCGGGGGTTGCCATGACGGTGCTGAACGCCTCCATCCTGTTCCAAAAGATGTGGCTGGCGACTCGGGTCGAGGCGGCAGCCGCTTGTCCGAGGCTGGAGG GCAGCGTCTCCTTCACGGCGAGAACCATCACCTGGCTCCTGCCGAGGCGGGTTGACCCTCTGGTTTCGGGACGGTCGGATCTGCTGGAGGTGCACATGGGCGTCGACGGCGGGCGGCTCGAACCTGCAGAGATGGCCGCCAGGCGATACTCGCTGTCTGTCAGCGACGCTCACGTCGTCCTTGAGATCCCCGTTGGGGCCGCCGGCGGCTATTTCAAG AGTCACGTCCGGGACGGCCGCTACCTCACGACCTACTCCATTGAGCCGATGCTGGAGCTGCTCTGGACCGAAGACGGCTCTAGCGAGGACACCAGATACAAAGTCCTCCTCCCGATCACGACGCCGCTGCTGTCCGGACGTCTGCAGGTCACCGACC ACACGGTTCCCGAGGAGCGGCTGTTCAAGGTCCTGTTCGGGCCCTTCGTGTCTGACGTGGTTCTCGTCAACGTCTCCTTCCCCTCTGCGGTTTTGTCCGTGTCGGGCTGCAACGCCAGAGGCTTTAACGTTCTGGAACGCATGTCCCCCGACGGCAGCTCCAAGGTCTTCACGCTTGAAGTCCCCTTTGCGGACGGCGTCGTTCTGCAGACG GAAGAAACGGGAACGACCGTCTACTCTCTCCGCCTCACGTTCGGCCTGGTGGTTCTACCGGAATATGCTCCGTTTTCTCACGCTGCTCACCTGGAAGCGACGTTAGTCGGCGAGG TCCCTCCTTCGGTTTCCGGCGACTGCGACGATCAGAACTTCTACATCCTGGTGAAACACGGGAGCCGCGGATCCAACTTTGAGATCGTGGTGGGAAAACGAGCGCTGACCCCGGGTCTGGCTCGGCTGTACGCCGTCACGGAGAACGGAACGCACTCGGGCTTCGCCGTGCCGTTTCCGTCGCCCGACGTTGCATTCGAG GCTATTCAGGGCTCGTCCATCAAGGCCAGACTGGACGTGGTTCTGAGGAGTCCAGAGAGCAACGGATCCATCCAACAGTTCTCCCTGAGCTGCAACTTCCTCTCGGCGCTGACAG AGTGTCACCCCAACGGGACCATGACCGCGCTGGCTGTGAAACTGGAATCGGTTCCCAGTCTGAGCCCCAGTCGGCTCACCCTCAGAGACCCGGCCTGCGGTCCCTCCTCCAGCGACGACCGCTTCGCTTATTTTGTCTTCACCGGGAGTTCCTGCGGGACGACCCGAAAG TTCCTGTCCACTGCGATGGTGTACGAGAACGAGATCTCTCTGCCGGACGAGCTCCAAACGGAGTCGGATGAGCCGGAATACGA GTTGAAAGTCTCCTGCTTTTACCAAATCAACGGAACTCGGGCCGTGAGCTTCCGCCCCAGACACGGCCGGAGCGACCCGGTCGCTGGGAACGGGAAAGGGAAGCTGCAAGTCACAATGAGACTCGCTCTGG ACGGCTCCTACAGCGCGTTTCACAGCGCCGAGGATTACCCCGTAGCGACGGTCCTCCGGCAGCCGCTCCATTTCGAGGTGGAACTGAAGTCTGGGAATCCCAGAGTGtctctggagctggagaagtGCTGGGCGACGTTTGGAGAAGATGGGGCGTCCCGACCCAGATGGAACCTCATCATAAACGG CTGTGTAAACCCGGTGGACCTGTACCAGGTGGCGCTCCATCCTGTGGAGGTTGACGCCAGAGTCCAACTTCCGTCTCACTTCAGACGTTTTGAGGTCCGGATGGTTGCCTTGGCTGAGGGCCGAGACGACCCGCGTCACCAG CTCCGCATCCACTGCGAGGTGGTGATCTGTGACGACAGGAATCGGATGGGTGGAGCTTGTAGGAAGGATTGTTCCAACCAGGAGAGCCCGATGAAAG GTCGGAGACGCGCCGCTCCAGACGGCCACACCTTCAGATTCGTGTCATCGGGAGCCATGATGATCAAATAA